The following proteins are co-located in the Saccharomycodes ludwigii strain NBRC 1722 chromosome V, whole genome shotgun sequence genome:
- a CDS encoding uncharacterized protein (similar to Saccharomyces cerevisiae YDR515W | SLF1 | SuLFide production (paralog of YCL037C | SRO9)): MSDSKPILEIPSNVVVNDSKPLGQEEQTAKKTLVPAPVPTTSPWKKVPKTTVATSATDSHKWPSAEEAKTILKESGVSITTTTTNDGGVVANITPNATVVNGSTLPPVKSTGGKEKWVPIDVSITVGSTSTGSNRKKSNGGNTSNNKKNASKKPNGSNNNRRRSSKKKTSDATTNSAESNKENVLADNGGNLSSNRKKDESNKKSSSETKEQKKPTNTAASKQEDADDKNAPSVEEDISEQSKLQPEGDSNNTINKKNFKKNGSNNAPQQHYNHHYHNGKRSYYNNNNESLNVQNGNFQSNKHFVKPQQQPMYVVPQINATAPFKNSQYIPTNTSNFGGHRFHNGNNGNVRAKYYQRNNNNGNNINGTVNNNTTATNGYRYKNQYTGGSIRQYHNNNHHAHYHRHYSDNHNYQQQNYNGNAFYNHQLFTLPHPYVAVNNVARQIEYYFSVENLSKDFYLRCHFAKDNGYVPISLIAKFYRVVNMSFGGDVKIILGALCEIVRNSENSPVEIATGRQTNIENQADQDILSKYFIRSKDWEKWCIKDDAERVDSVNPVVVEIEKTLSNLDLSEFQIEPPTFEPQTKANEEQEQAQEIIEETPKNDLAEIAA, encoded by the coding sequence ATGTCTGATTCCAAACCCATTTTAGAAATCCCATCAAATGTTGTTGTCAATGATAGCAAACCTCTGGGGCAAGAAGAACAAACTGCTAAAAAAACTTTAGTTCCAGCCCCAGTTCCAACTACTTCTCCTTGGAAGAAGGTTCCAAAAACAACTGTTGCCACTAGTGCTACTGATTCTCATAAATGGCCTTCTGCTGAAGAAGCCAAAACCATTTTAAAGGAAAGTGGGGTTtctattactactactactactaatgATGGTGGTGTCGTTGCCAATATTACCCCTAATGCCACTGTTGTTAATGGTAGTACCCTTCCCCCTGTAAAATCTACTGGTGGCAAGGAAAAATGGGTTCCCATTGATGTATCTATAACTGTAGGTTCAACTTCAACAGGTTCCAATCGTAAGAAATCTAACGGCGGTAATACaagtaataacaaaaaaaatgcctCCAAGAAACCCAATGGTAGTAACAACAATAGAAGAAGATCATCGAAAAAGAAGACTTCTGATGCTACTACTAACAGCGCTGAATCtaacaaagaaaatgtCCTTGCAGATAATGGTGGCAATCTTTCAAGtaacagaaaaaaagatgaatcCAATAAGAAATCATCTAGTGAAAccaaagaacaaaaaaaacctaCAAATACAGCTGCTTCTAAGCAAGAAGACGCTGATGACAAAAACGCCCCCTCAGTTGAAGAAGATATTTCAGAGCAATCAAAACTTCAACCAGAAGGTGACTCCAATAAcactattaataaaaaaaattttaaaaagaacgGTAGCAATAATGCACCACAACAGCACTATAATCATCACTACCATAATGGCAAAAGAAGctattataataacaacaatgaaTCTTTGAATGTTCAGAATGGTAATTTTCAATCTAATAAACATTTTGTTAAGCCACAGCAGCAACCAATGTATGTTGTACCTCAAATCAATGCTACTGCTCCATTCAAAAACAGCCAATATATTCCAACCAATACTAGCAATTTTGGTGGACACCGTTTTCATAACGGCAATAATGGTAACGTACGtgcaaaatattatcagaggaataataacaacggCAACAACATCAATGGAACGgtaaacaataatactaccGCTACCAACGGTTACAGATATAAGAATCAATACACTGGTGGCAGTATACGTCAATACCACAACAATAATCATCATGCCCACTACCATCGCCACTATAGTGATAATCACAACTATCAGCAACAAAATTATAACGGCAACGCATTTTACAATCATCAACTCTTTACATTGCCTCATCCATATGTTGCCGTCAATAATGTTGCTAGACaaattgaatattattttagtGTAGAAAACTTGAGTAAAGACTTTTATTTAAGGTGTCATTTTGCCAAGGATAATGGCTATGTTCCAATATCTTTGATTGCTAAATTCTACAGAGTGGTCAATATGTCCTTTGGTGGAGATGTTAAAATTATACTAGGCGCATTATGCGAAATTGTTCGTAATTCAGAAAATTCTCCAGTTGAAATTGCTACCGGTAGACAGACAAATATAGAAAACCAAGCCGATCAAGATATATtaagtaaatattttatacgTTCTAAAGACTGGGAAAAATGGTGTATTAAAGATGATGCTGAAAGAGTTGATTCAGTTAATCCTGTTGTTGtagaaattgaaaaaaccTTATCCAATTTGGATTTAAGTGAATTTCAGATTGAACCACCAACTTTTGAACCACAAACCAAAGCAAATGAAGAACAGGAGCAAGCCCAAGAGATAATTGAAGAAACACCTAAAAATGATTTAGCAGAAATCGCTGCTTAA
- a CDS encoding uncharacterized protein (similar to Saccharomyces cerevisiae YCL036W | GFD2 | Great for Full DEAD box protein activity (paralog of YDR514C | protein of unknown function that localizes to mitochondria)): MFNKERKRKYKQNSSNNQPSDNNNNNSNKLHKIMNINKEIDKNKTNTGMNRMNHTTATATASKTLYKTTFQKKIVNNYNKNKSTPINTKNLVKNTLYHNNNNNNSNNNSNNNSNNNSNNIYNNIYNSNSSTRTYDNGAKLLKNIYLQQNILYNKSTRLQERSKSKYEFDQKRFNYFKDYIQRLGTKFDIINKKSTIDLTLAVEQFNEKYIRENGCIPINPDKPKIQVKKTISSGAEKDNSKNKTATTKKDQPHIVDPQLLIDFKLKMETYKKLHAKRLKYDRLLNEITQNHIPKVYSTSKSSNFQYLTNCIGAIHLNNTICFSLDVEAYEFKNNTLTEIGISIYDPRIQSTYGQSVILENYHIIIKESLHLRNHKYVSCFKDCYTVGESCVLSLQNAVDLIQSLINYYLKPVTDEDKTWNRALVGHNVKGDLKWLKNLKIEFPDNLDYQLTSLVFSNDENKIITSDKTLVLDTETLYSHFYGKSHCSLGKILRLLNLPHAYLHNAGNDAYYTLNLLLHLTDIDFRKYKNLDDIEYVQRSIVALYKRLNQEEKIIPMVYETLLDEKRHDNNSNNGSFGASNNSTNNNGFSTTKNISQTEFGGIKFYNSFAEVFESKLALNFNTKDGK; the protein is encoded by the coding sequence ATGTTTAacaaggaaagaaaaagaaaatataaacaaaatagcAGCAATAATCAACCgagtgataataataataataatagtaacaaaTTACACaaaattatgaatattaataaagaaattgatAAGAATAAAACTAATACAGGGATGAATAGAATGAACCATACTACTGCTACTGCAACAGCTTCCAAAACTCTTTATAAGACAACATTTCAGAAGAAAAtagttaataattataacaaaaacaaaagcacTCCTATAAATACCAAAAATCTGGTTAAAAATACTCTGtaccataataataacaacaataatagtaataataatagtaataataatagcaataataatagcaataatatttataataatatttataattcaaATTCAAGTACACGTACTTATGATAATGGTGCAAAATTActaaaaaacatttatttGCAACAAAACATATTGTATAATAAATCAACCAGGTTACAAGAACGATCTAAATCGAAATATGAATTCGACCAAAAACGTTTTAACTATTTTAAGGATTATATTCAACGTTTAGGAACCAAGTTTGAtataattaacaaaaagtCTACTATTGATCTAACTTTAGCCGTTGAACAATTTAATGAGAAATATATCAGGGAAAATGGCTGCATTCCAATTAACCCAGACAAACCTAAAATACAAGtcaaaaaaactatttctTCAGGCGCAGAAAAGGATaacagtaaaaataaaacggCAACAACCAAAAAAGACCAACCTCATATTGTGGATCCACAACTTTTAATAGATTTTAAACTAAAAATGGaaacatataaaaagtTGCATGCAAAAAGATTGAAGTACGATAGATTGTTAAATGAAATAACACAAAACCATATCCCAAAAGTATATTCCACTTCTAAAAGCTCAAATTTCCAATACTTAACCAATTGTATTGGTGCGATACATTTAAACAATACAATATGCTTTAGTTTAGATGTAGAAGCCtatgaatttaaaaataatacattgACAGAAATAGGGATATCTATTTATGATCCAAGGATACAAAGTACTTATGGACAAAGTGTAATTTTGGAAAACTATCATATTATAATCAAGGAATCTTTGCATTTAAGGAATCATAAATATGtttcttgttttaaagACTGTTATACTGTAGGTGAGAGTTGTGTTTTATCTCTACAAAATGCCGTTGATTTAATACAAAGTTTAATAAACTATTACTTAAAACCGGTTACTGATGAGGATAAAACTTGGAATAGGGCCCTGGTTGGTCACAATGTTAAGGGTGATTTGAAATGGTTGAAAAACTTAAAGATTGAATTCCCAGATAATTTGGATTATCAGTTAACCTCACTAGTCTTTTCCAATGacgaaaacaaaattataacTAGCGATAAAACTTTAGTTCTAGATACTGAGACCTTATATTCTCATTTTTATGGTAAAAGTCATTGCAGTTTGGGCAAAATTTTGAGGCTCTTAAATTTGCCACATGCCTATTTACATAATGCTGGTAATGATGCATATTAcactttaaatttattactgCATTTAACCGATATAGATTtcagaaaatataaaaatttagatGATATTGAATATGTTCAAAGATCAATTGTTGCACTATATAAGAGGCTAAATCAGgaggaaaaaattataccaATGGTTTACGAGACTCTATTAGATGAAAAGAGACatgacaataatagtaacaatggTAGTTTTGGTGCCAGTAACAAcagtactaataataatgggttttcaacaacaaaaaatatttctcaAACAGAATTTGGTGGTATAAAGTTTTATAACTCTTTTGCAGAAGTATTTGAAAGCAAGTTagctttaaattttaatacaaaagatggaaaataa
- the GRX1 gene encoding dithiol glutaredoxin GRX1 (similar to Saccharomyces cerevisiae YCL035C | GRX1 | GlutaRedoXin (paralog of YDR513W | GRX2)), whose protein sequence is MVSAQTIKLVKQLISNNKIFVASKTYCPYCQATLKTLLEDKKIPEDKIKILQLNNLDNGSEIQDALEEISHQRTVPNIYILGEHIGGNSDLQSLDSSGKLDALLEKALA, encoded by the coding sequence atggtCTCCGCTCAAACTATCAAATTAGtaaaacaattaatttctaacaacaaaatttttgttgctTCTAAAACTTACTGTCCATATTGCCAAGCTACtttgaaaactttattaGAAGACAAGAAAATTCCAGAGGACAAGATCAAGATCTTACAGTTAAACAATTTGGATAATGGCTCTGAAATTCAAGATGCTTTAGAAGAAATCAGCCATCAAAGAACTGTTCCAAATATCTATATTTTGGGCGAACATATCGGTGGTAACTCCGATTTACAAAGTTTGGATTCTTCTGGTAAATTAGATGctttattagaaaaagcTTTGGCCtaa
- the LSB5 gene encoding Lsb5p (similar to Saccharomyces cerevisiae YCL034W | LSB5 | Las Seventeen Binding protein): MGFFKDHQHTAITEIVQKCVADSNSEYDLEEYLPHLISLIKDEADTKYVYVNNQLECGRSIRKFLKYGNQKKQYMALKLLNLIVMQDLRFMEMFNESKLIDRLTCIALGTGVDSSNAAYDLNIVKLTRKCIMNWCNNRSFEDKCYKGFFTILNKLKNKNTNGTRASRNGLQFLNDSADSSFYPNTINSNNPDDRYGIPIIDMSKEAPRIRLLISDAINSSVALKNSLQMLPQGRSSTEDEQATKFFVEARNIRRKVLRYLQLVTSGEFLGSLLNANDQIVEALTKYDELAVDEDDSSNYYGDSDSEYETQKAPPPPQQQQQQQQQQQQQQFTTRADFDDPFGDDNRI; the protein is encoded by the coding sequence atgGGGTTTTTTAAGGATCATCAACATACTGCAATCACGGAAATTGTTCAAAAATGTGTAGCTGATAGCAATTCTGAATACGATTTGGAAGAGTACTTACCTCATTTAATATCACTGATTAAAGATGAAGCAGACACCAAATATGTTTATGTTAACAATCAATTGGAATGTGGTAGAAGTATcagaaaatttttgaaatatggTAATCAGAAAAAGCAGTACATGGCTTTGAAATTGTTGAATTTAATCGTTATGCAGGATTTAAGATTTATGGAGATGTTCAATGAGTCGAAATTGATTGATAGGTTAACTTGCATTGCTTTGGGTACTGGTGTTGATTCATCTAACGCTGCATATGATTTGAATATAGTTAAACTAACTAGAAAATGTATCATGAACTGGTGTAATAATCGAAGTTTTGAGGATAAATGTTACAAAGGGTTTTTTACTATattgaataaattaaagaataaaaataccaatGGAACTCGTGCTAGTCGTAATGGtcttcaatttttaaatgattcTGCTGACTCCTCTTTCTATCCGAatactattaatagtaacaaCCCTGATGATAGATACGGCATTCCTATTATAGACATGTCTAAAGAGGCCCCAAGAATAAGATTATTGATTAGCGATGCCATCAATTCGTCTGTTGCGTTGAAAAACAGTTTGCAAATGTTACCACAGGGCAGATCTTCCACCGAAGATGAGCAAgcaacaaaattttttgttgaggCTAGAAATATTAGAAGAAAAGTGTTGAGATATTTACAACTAGTCACTAGTGGTGAGTTTTTGGGGTCGTTATTAAATGCCAATGATCAAATAGTAGAAGCCTTAACTAAATATGATGAGCTAGCGGTTGATGAAGATGACTCTAGTAATTACTATGGAGACAGTGATAGTGAATACGAAACTCAAAAggcaccaccaccaccacaacaacaacaacaacaacaacaacaacaacaacaacaacagttTACAACCCGTGCAGATTTTGACGATCCATTCGGTGATGATAatagaatttaa
- the MXR2 gene encoding peptide-methionine (R)-S-oxide reductase (similar to Saccharomyces cerevisiae YCL033C | MXR2 | peptide Methionine sulfoXide Reductase) — protein sequence MSNNNKNSKWNPSLTQEQLLVLRDKYTERPHTGAYLYNKEEGIYHCANCNSPLYKSDTKFESGCGWPSFYEEIPNSLKYNLDSSQGMERVEICCKNCDGHLGHVFKGEGWDKQLGLPKDIRHCVNSASLKFKHK from the coding sequence ATGtccaacaacaacaaaaatagtaaATGGAATCCCAGTTTAACTCAAGAACAACTATTGGTGTTGAGAGATAAATATACAGAAAGACCACATACGGGtgcatatttatataataaagaagaaggtATTTATCACTGTGCAAATTGTAATTCTCCCCTATATAAAAGTGACACTAAATTTGAGTCTGGTTGTGGCTGGCCGAGTTTTTATGAAGAAATACCCAACAGTCTAAAGTACAATTTAGATTCTTCTCAAGGTATGGAAAGAGTAGAAATATGTTGTAAAAATTGTGATGGCCATTTAGGACATGTTTTTAAAGGTGAAGGATGGGACAAACAATTAGGTTTGCCTAAAGACATCAGGCATTGTGTAAACAGTGCTTCTTTAAAGTTCAAACACAAATAG
- the EMI1 gene encoding Emi1p (similar to Saccharomyces cerevisiae YDR512C | EMI1 | Early Meiotic Induction): MSADKVASKIAIKYPTTMSCTECFDQLTECFSIGGQFRNYYRYGKFDLCEKQGDKLKFCLANSTDPVKVQEWYKKELEYNKKYRGTSDDVWEER, encoded by the coding sequence ATGTCTGCTGATAAAGTTGCTAGCAAAATAGCCATAAAATACCCTACAACAATGAGTTGTACAGAATGTTTTGATCAACTGACTGAATGTTTTAGCATAGGTGGTCAATTCAGAAATTATTATAGATATGGTAAATTTGATTTGTGTGAAAAACAAGGCGATAAGTTAAAATTTTGCTTAGCTAATAGTACTGACCCAGTTAAAGTACAGGAATGGTATAAGAAAGAATTAGAGTATAACAAGAAGTACAGAGGTACAAGCGATGACGTGTGGGAAGAAAGGTaa
- the STE50 gene encoding Ste50p (similar to Saccharomyces cerevisiae YCL032W | STE50 | STErile) — protein MSSDNNKITTPSNIDDYLNTKDVYTWSIDDVVKWYELVYKTTTSNIHTNIYPESVIVNLRENKIDGPVLVKLSLDDCKELTNNDLKDAVQMKLQINRAIQGIISRDKQNKKLATENSTIYNEEDLMLVNLQAVYRVLSDKLQDFQSQYNKLRVDVLELIKSSSSNNEQSINDTANNPNTNNNSSPTGIQHQESFTAKNNTNIIMAKPPQLIRGSTGNSDVKITPINPVITKTSAGDNKHNNSIEPLKQLRASKEDSCEKVLRHAMKKHNLDDQDWRDYVLIICYGDKERILHADEKPVTIFKSLKQQGLHPAIMLRQKDDEYFVTSNGGTTGISGSNPDITPGGRL, from the coding sequence ATGTCAAGTgacaataacaaaataactACTCCTTCCAATATTGACGATTATTTAAACACTAAGGATGTCTACACGTGGTCTATTGATGATGTTGTTAAGTGGTATGAATTAGTGTACAAAACTACTACTAGCAATATTCATACTAATATTTATCCAGAATCTGTTATAGTTAACTTgagagaaaataaaattgatggCCCCGTTTTAGTCAAGTTATCTTTAGATGATTGCAAAGAATTGACAAATAACGACTTGAAAGACGCTGTGCAAATGAAACTACAAATTAATAGAGCCATACAGGGAATCATATCAAGagataaacaaaataagaAACTTGCTACAGAAAATAGTACCATTTACAATGAAGAAGATTTGATGCTGGTTAATTTGCAAGCTGTTTATAGGGTATTGAGTGATAAATTGCAAGATTTTCAAAgtcaatataataaattacgAGTAGATGTTTTGGAATTAATTAAGTCATCGTCTTCAAATAATGAACAGAGCATTAATGACACTGCTAATAACCctaataccaataataattcgTCCCCTACGGGTATACAACATCAAGAGTCTTTTACtgctaaaaataataccaacatCATTATGGCCAAACCACCACAATTAATCAGAGGATCTACTGGAAATAGTGATGTTAAAATAACACCAATCAATCCAGTGATTACAAAAACATCAGCCGGTGATAATAAgcataataatagtattgaACCTTTGAAACAATTGAGGGCATCAAAGGAAGATTCCTGTGAAAAAGTACTACGACATGCAATgaaaaaacataatttgGACGACCAAGATTGGAGGGACTATGTACTAATTATATGTTACGGAGACAAAGAACGCATTTTACATGCTGATGAAAAACCGGTTACgatatttaaaagtttaaaacaGCAGGGATTACACCCTGCCATAATGTTAAGACAGAAAGATGACGAATATTTTGTAACGTCTAATGGTGGAACTACCGGGATATCGGGATCTAATCCAGATATAACACCTGGGGGAAGATTATAA
- the RRP7 gene encoding Rrp7p (similar to Saccharomyces cerevisiae YCL031C | RRP7 | Ribosomal RNA Processing), producing MTVKLMKNGFLVIPFILPNNNNNNNNKNNKNTTHYIYIKEHTQSSSKEEESACLFVINLPLLSHLEIVKKNFNKIFQLYNTQAIMETLLYDDEFKVKEIDLNFLTSDLDNGPDKNLTRFLPHNTCLLKFIDQENLDNAFTSLKKYSNDSNLKKKNTKMHTLQKWDGIPSPSIKDFINFYKPLDVEYLKKDINENMKYFEMKEQEAMEKLDQASSIVDEDGFTLVVGKNTKNLNSIRRRIMNKNPLTKYETMAGNKIVKKNTTSNNKKDKVKLDFYRFQVRERKKQEINELLKKFKQDQEKIKEMKTQRRFNPYR from the coding sequence ATGACTGttaaattaatgaaaaatgggTTTTTAGTTATACCATTTATTTTAccgaataataataataataataataataaaaataataaaaatacgaCACACTATATATACATCAAAGAGCATACACAATCTAGCTCCAAGGAAGAGGAATCTgcttgtttgtttgttataAATTTACCGTTACTATCACATTTAGAAattgtcaaaaaaaatttcaataaaatatttcaacTATACAATACACAGGCCATAATGgaaactttattatatgaTGATGAGTTCAAAGTTAAGGAAATAGATTTGAATTTTCTAACAAGTGATTTAGATAATGGTCCTGATAAAAACTTGACCAGATTTTTACCGCATAATACTTGTTTGCTTAAATTCATTGACCAAGAAAATTTGGACAACGCATTTACTTcattaaagaaatatagTAACGATAGTAAcctaaagaaaaaaaatacgaaAATGCACACATTACAGAAATGGGACGGGATACCTTCCCCAAGcataaaagattttattaacTTTTATAAACCTTTGGATGTggaatatttgaaaaaagacattaatgaaaatatgaaatattttgaaatgaAAGAACAAGAGGCTATGGAAAAGTTGGATCAGGCTAGTAGTATTGTGGATGAGGATGGTTTTACCTTGGTTGTGGgaaaaaatactaaaaatttaaatagcATTAGAAGACGTataatgaataaaaatccATTGACTAAATATGAAACAATGGCAggtaataaaattgttaaaaaaaatacaacaagtaataacaaaaaagacaaaGTTAAACTAGATTTTTATAGATTCCAAGTTAGGGAACGTAAAAAGCAAGAAATTAATgagttgttgaaaaaatttaagcaagatcaagaaaaaataaaggaaaTGAAAACACAAAGAAGATTTAATCCCTATcgttaa
- the SDH7 gene encoding Sdh7p (similar to Saccharomyces cerevisiae YDR511W | SDH7 | Succinate DeHydrogenase) gives MKQTSLTLLRAHKPLARMRNIKPLIPPLQLYRKILREHKNLPKLQRDLGDKYVKNEFKLHKESSNPLHIVGFLTSWQDYLHIITNGEWVEGTLSSTTLDKMSPEQVSQLYELMKETQKGKHTL, from the coding sequence atgaaacaaaCTTCTCTAACTTTACTAAGAGCCCATAAACCTTTGGCAAGAATGAGGAATATCAAACCATTAATACCACCATTGCAATTATacagaaaaatattaagaGAACATAAGAACTTACCAAAATTACAAAGAGATTTGGGTGATAAATatgttaaaaatgaattcAAGTTACATAAAGAATCTTCTAATCCATTACATATAGTTGGTTTTTTGACTAGTTGGCAAGATTATCTACATATCATCACTAATGGTGAGTGGGTTGAAGGTACATTGAGTTCAACAACTTTAGATAAAATGTCTCCGGAACAAGTGTCTCAATTATACGAATTAATGAAAGAAACGCAAAAGGGTAAACATACATTGTAG